gcttttgttcataataaaagaaaacttaaagtgaaataaaagacgTGTCAATTTTGAAGtgcagatttgaaaaaaatatttgatggAAACTTCAGTGAAGTAAATGTCAAACCATTTTGGGTTGGCTGGAACTCACACAAACCCAGCCCTCCTCACTCACCATCACCCGGAGAGACTTGTTCTCCGGCTGAGGCAGCGCGGTCCAGTCCGGCCTTCCGAAGCACATCGGCCAGCTCactttcctgtttgtgtctccGTCCAGAGTGTACATACCAGGCCTGCGCCACACAGCAACAGTGTCTGTGAGCCCAGTGAAAGCACGGGTGGACTTCAGCTACATGCGTGTTTATCTCACCCTGGGTTGCTGTCAGTTGAGCTTTTGAACCTGCTCGTGGTTGAGTTGAAAGGTGTTTTTCCAGGAGAGAGGACTTCGGACTTGCTTTGATCCTTCTGGTACTGCTGTGGCGAGGGAGTCGCTGTCTGACGattagaaaatgtgttttgtttgtggtggATATTTCTGTCTGCACTCTCAGTGGCAGAAGTGGATTGACTATGATGTGTTAATAGTTAAGAATTTAATACAAAGCCTGGTTGGTCGATTTGTAATGCATACCTTATTTAAAGGTGGAAATCGAGCGGCAGTTCTTGCAGAGAGAGCATATCCTCTCTTACTCTGTGGTTTCTTCTTTATGGTGTCAAGTATGGTTCCATACTGTGAGCAACACAAGAAACATATCAGGAAATATTCAGCATAAATATTGTGGTTCTGGATGTAAAACAAGGAACTTGACCAAACCTCGTGGTTGTCATAGCAACCGGGGCCGAGGTGCGGCGCGTCCTGTCGCTGCATTTTAATTCCCAGCCGGTCTGAGCCGTAATAGAGAGGGAATAATTTCCTCTCCTTAGAGCTGCCGAAAGCTACTTTATGAACGGGAGCCGCGGACATTCCAGAAGTTACTTTTTGGCacgaaaaaaaaatgttaactaCGAAGTCCTAGCTTAGCCACTTAGCTTCCTTTCCATCGGTGAACGTCGCCCTCTTGTTGCTATGGCAACCAAGACGCTAACTCGTGCTGCGTTCACTGCAGCTGGGAATTGGGACCTCCGATTGCACAACCATCAACGTGACAATATAACAACTTTTAATctgtgattaaaaagaaaaaaaactaagctGTCATCACTAACATAAGCTAACCgaaaataaatgatcatttaCGAAGTTAAAACCAATATTTTTCACACCTATGGGGATCCTACTGTTTGTATGTGAGTGTAGTGCAGCTACTTACTAAGTTCATATAATTTATAACATAGTTGTGATGTCTATGTTGTTTTTACTCTGTAGGGGCTAACTAGTATGTTTTAAATAATGCCAACAGTGAACATTCCTAACTTTGTAATGACAGATTTCACCATTCCACAGGCCACACAATATGAGGAAGTATTATTTCCTGTAAGAACTTCAACTATGTACAAATACACTAATAATCAACCCTGTTGGGgatgttttaaagaaaatggtAACTCCTCCTGTGTcctgaaagaaatgtttaaaacgTTCCTAAATAGCTGGTTATCTTAGTGAATTGATTTAAAAGCTGTTACTTTTATCATCGCTtaaaacagaaaggaaactgaagCTTGAACATCCGAGATGAAGCAAGCGCTTCTATTTCCAACAAGATATATAGAAACATACGAGCAGAGGAGTAGCACATTTTCCCCCAAACACATGGTGCTTAGACAACACATACTGTAATTTaaagatttctttattttcagttacAGACAACATCCTGTACATGTAATAGCAACAGCACAATTGGACAAATACAAAACCGAGGACTGTGAATCAAAAAGCAAATGTTTGAAGACAGGGAAGGCataatatattttttacatCAATAAATTACTTGCTAAGGAAGCTTTTCAGTGGCAGACACGATTAAATCACAGTAAGCGACAGCAGAACTAAATCCACACAGGAAGTATGACATAAAGGCACTTCTTTCTTTACAGTCAAGTcagggaggaaataaaaacagtaagaATTGAGGTTTCGAAAGGTCCTACAGCATTCAGTGATCACATTCATGTTGGAGAAAAAGGAATTTTGAGAAGAGtgcaaatgacttttttttcaaagtatcGACTGTGCACAGCCAGCTagtggcacaaaaaaaaaatctttgagcTCATGCAAAATACAAATTGCATCAATTTCTGGCACTTGTAGTTATGAAGGTGAGGAAAGATAAGCATACATGTGGCGATGATCCATCAAAAGGCACTGAATGACTGAGGAgtgtgtgcgagcgtgtgtgtgtgtgtgtgtgtgtgttcttcactCCGTTTGAGGCACAGAAATGGATGGGCCCTTGGGGTCATCGAACCGATCCATGGTGTTCACCTGCATGATCATGTGTAAGCCGTACACCAGGATGAGCAGCATGAGCAGAGAGGTGAGCAGACCCATCCAGACGCCTGCAGTGAAGAAGCCTGCACAGTCACTGGCGTAGGAGAAGTTCGTCCCATTGGACAGACCAAAGCCCTGGATCTGTATAAACAAAGCACAGAACATTTGCATGAATAATTGCAAAGTGGCAAATAATTCAAACTTTGAAAAGCGCAGGAGTGGCAGGCGAGCTCCGGACCTGGAAGTCGACAAAGTTGAGTCTCCAGTCGGACTGGGCCGACTCCGTTGTGCTCGGGATGAGCAGCGCATCTTGGAAGCTGCTGACAGACTGACAGCGGAAGGAATACTCAGCAGGGGCGTAGATGGAGCGGTTCCCGAAGAACGTGGCCGTGGTTCCGTTTGCTTCCAGCTGCACTGAGTCCAGGGTGAACCAGTTCCGTGCCGACACCGAGTAGAACCTCTGACTCATGGCAAAACTGGAGATCAGCAAAGAAACCGTACCTGATTAGTACTCATTACCGCACAGCTGGAAATGTAATGGTGAAAACCACAGCTGTTTCTCTGGTGTAATTACAAACCTGTGAGTGTAAATTTACATAATCAACTTGGGTGCTTCAACTGGtagcattaaaacaaaaaggaaaagagaggaagacaaTAATCTTTACACTTTTTCTACCCAATATAAAATTTGCTGGACACATGGTTAAAGTTACAACCAGATAATAAGTTaaagcagacagagagacgtCCGAGGAAGAAAGTGTACGAATACAGTGATGAGTCTTAAAGCAGTCTACAGTTTAAATGAACTGATCACTGAATTACCGTAGCGTGATGCCTCTTGTGAAACTGATGACAAGCCTGAAGggtaaagagaagaaaaaaaaaaattaaaattattcattttcCACCAAGTTTTATCTAAAGGCCCAAAACAGGTTCTTCAGCAATATAACCATCAGTTGTCTCACAGTGAGTTTGTGCCGTTACACACAGATCCCGTCAAAGCGGATGTAGGAAGGTCCTCTGTAGGGAGGTCGATCCACTCGGTCGGGCTGGAGAAGCTGACGGAGAGTTTCTCAGCCCACAGCATGATGCACGGAGTGCTGGCATTATAAAAAATGACGGGGGGCTTCACTGGCGCTGGGGTTGATTGCAACAAGGACCGGCCTGCCGGCTGAGGCATCTCAAGTGTCTCTGAAATCACCTGCAAGGAGAAACCCAAATGATCctcttaaaaacaagaaaactgcGCTATATGAACGTGGTTTGGTGAATTTCATAATTAAACTGTCTTACTCGTGATGGCTGGAGTCCTGTATATATCGCAGTGTATCGCACACCTTTGTCTTTCATGATAGTCTGAACTTTTCCAATTATCTCATCTgtgggaattaaaaaaatcaaaaatattcaAGCATACATAAGTTTTTAGGGCTGTAAGGTTCACTTAATTCAGtcttcaaaagaaacaaagaaatcctGACAAAACATAAGGATTTGATAGGGGAAGTGTTCAAAGCATGTGGACAGACTGAAGTATCAAACTGGTTAACTTAGTCTCGTCATTACCCAAGTGAAAATATCTTATGATTAGCTCAGCTACCAGTTTGAGTTGCATTCACTGTTAGGTgctacaaaaataaacattgatATGATATTGATTAATGATATTGAATGAAATCTTTAGGGTTCAGTTAAAAACAATTGTTATCATTTCTCTGAGCCGAGTTGAAACATACCATTATTCTGCAGAGTTTCTTTGCATGACTTCTGCAATCTatgaaacaatcaaaacaaagaaaatttaGATGAAGTCTGCATGACGAGTTGAAAGCAGACTGCAGAATACTTCAGATATTTAGAAAAGACAAACCAATCTCACCCTGAACAATAAGGAAGGTTGATGAGCAGCAGATTGCTGGCGGATGCGTTGATGCTCAGGTGTGGCAGAGTGTCTGCGTCTACAAGCAGAGGAGAAACGCCgagcttctcctgcagcagagccaggacGGCGGAGGAGCCTGACCACTCCAGTGCAGGGAGTGTcacagatgaggaggaggactgcAATGCAGCCTGGATGGgccaacaaagaaaacactccCCTCATTtatctggcaaaaaaaaaaaaaatcaccttcatTTCAGGAGTTCTGTGCAACATGTAAGCACTCACCTCCAGGTTTCTAAAAGCGCTTTCCTGCTTGTTTCCAAACACGCCACCAAAGACCGTGAAGTCCTCTTTGCTTaactgaacaaaagaaaaatgtttcacaaCATGAGGCCATTAAAAGCATTAATGAACTCCTCggatcacacacacaataatTTGTATTTAACACACAGTTGGCACCAGAACAATGTGTTACCAAGGAACTGCGAAATGAGAAGTAATGCAAAGGCTCACTGTCACACCCCAATGAGAAGACAGTTACAGTGTCACATGGGGCTGCAGTGCGACGACACATGATTCATTACTACCCCATTCTGTCCAAGGACTAGCTTTTCTATCAGATCAACAGTGGAAAAAGAAGTTTGGAGGAGTGGGTGTGTGTacagcagagcaggaaatgCTTTCATGTGCCAGACACTGACCTTGTCCTGCAGAAAAAGCAGCACAGTGTGTGAACCAGCGCTGAAGGCGGAGGTGAGGTAGGCTGTCAACTGGTCAATGGAGGTTATGTGGCCAGCAGTGGGCGAGGCCAGCGGTGGTAACCTTAAAAATACaagaagtataaaaaaaaacacttcagatcCATTTTCCAGACAGTGCTGCATTCAAAATatgaatacaaataaataatttgTACTTCCAAAGCTCGTCTCGCTCCCATTTTATCTAAGAGAATCTGCTCCTGTCTTGTTTTGACAAATAAATTCTACATTCATAACTTAAAAACTAAAAGACCTTATGTATTTTAAACTGAGATCATTTATGGGCTGTGAATTAAAAAAGTGACCATGTGAGATATAATATTTAGAGAAACTATTAATGAGTTTGAGGACTTGCATGTTAAAATtctaaataaatcaaacaggcTTCACACATTTCAATTTATATATAGGAGGATGATGATATGTAACATGCAAATGTTGATGACTGACAGCAGGTCAGGTCCCTGTGAAATTATGTACCAATCCAAAAGCTACTTTTTAAGAATAAAATTGATTTTTCCCAGATTAGTAAGCTTCATGCATTAGCAGTGAATTCACTTTTACACTAACAGAGATAAAGAGATAAaggccaaaaacttggctcaGCTTCGTCCTGTCAGGCAGTTGGAAAATATTCTGTCAGATGGAAATTCCCCATACAGGAAATACATTGTGGTTACTCATATCTGGCAACAACTTCTCATCTATTTGATATCACATTAACAGCACATAGACAGATTCCGTCTCAGAGTAATCCTCAACACTTCCTCTGACCTTGTTTTGCTACTATCATCAGTCAgaaaaccactttttttcccATATGAGCAAACTGTTGTTACTCTGCCTTCTCAGTTATTTTATGTGATCACACTGCATCTCAAAGACTCAGACATCCTGTATAATGgaggtgatttaaaaaaaaagatagaaaactGAGCTCCTTAAAGGGAAATTGTGATTCTGAATCTGCCTTTCTGAGAATAGCTTAAgacatttaattttaattttaacaaaacatttaaacagaTTGATTTGACTGACATTTTGTCCATCTATATAAGATGATAAGAAACTTGCTGCGCCTCTTTGATGCTCAGTTTTGCTTTCTGCAGTGCAAAgatattttggaaaaaagttgCAACTTTAATTCTCAGAATTATCAGCTACAATGAAATTCTAGCAACTGGTGCACACTCGGGTAAACAAACTACAAATAACTGAAAACTTAAATtaataaaagatgaaaaggTGTATCCCCCAAAAATATATGTAATGGAAAAGTTAAATAATTTCAGAACTAAACTATATAAATGCCAATGtcataaaaatcaaaatgtagTAAGGCTTCCTAGAAAGAGCTTTTGAATGAGGTACATCATTTAACTGACATGACCATCTTTCCTAGAAATACTCATCTACAATCGACTATAAGTATACAATAGAAAAGTTATATTTCAACGAGTTTAGTTCCAAGGGTGATTCTTCCAGATTTACTACACGTACAATGAAATATTGTTACTCATTTCAGTTTATAGACAGTATCTTGGATATTAGATGATGTCCTCGGATCatgtttccttatttttttcaaatggagACCATAATTATCAGAATCAGAGAAGTTTTATGACTCGAAATGAAATCACAACCAAGCTCTTTGTACTTCGTTTTCAGATACATGCGCAGGTGATTTGTAATGAGGTCTAGCATAGTTTGAAATAACACCGCTTTTTTAAATTGTGTAAGATAAGGTTAACAAAGCCAGGAGTGAAAATATGAAGACAATTCTCAGGGCAAATGTCAATTTTAGCTGGGTTAGCAGCTAGCTTTAGCATGCACGGCAGCTAGCCTGCGTTGTTTTATAAAGTGTGTCTCGCTGgattaataaagtttaaaatgagGTATTACCCGTCGCTGGACCACATGAGAAGAGGCACTTGAGCTGTGGCATTTCCTGAAGTTAGTAATGAGAGGAAAAAGGCGATAAAAGCCGCAGTTCGTCGCGGACTCCAGTGGCTAGATGCTGCCATTTTCACTTCTGACTTCCGCCTTGTTTGACCACGTGACGCAGAGCAGCTGACTGTCAGGTGCGTGGAGCtcgtgagaaaaaaaaacacttcctggttctttccctgctgctgtcctgctcaTGGGTGCACACGAAAAGCCCACAGGCTGCGTGTTTACCTCCCCTGCTCCACTCTTATGTCCTTGATTTAGTGAAACACCCGCGGATAATTACATTTCTCTCAATATGGTCTCAACACACCCCTTTCTGACCCCTCCTGTTGGCTGAAATCTAATTTATCTCAGCTCCTACCTCAGCAATTGAtagcaaaacaacaaatatcTGGCTTCTCTTTGAGCGACCTGGCAGCTGTCCCTGGTGCTGATGTACTTTAAATCTATTTATTTGCACAATATTATCACTTCACCTAGGCACTCAATGAAGAATTTCAAAATGGATCATTTCAACA
The DNA window shown above is from Salarias fasciatus chromosome 20, fSalaFa1.1, whole genome shotgun sequence and carries:
- the atp6ap1b gene encoding V-type proton ATPase subunit S1b; the protein is MAASSHWSPRRTAAFIAFFLSLLTSGNATAQVPLLMWSSDGLPPLASPTAGHITSIDQLTAYLTSAFSAGSHTVLLFLQDKLSKEDFTVFGGVFGNKQESAFRNLEAALQSSSSSVTLPALEWSGSSAVLALLQEKLGVSPLLVDADTLPHLSINASASNLLLINLPYCSGLQKSCKETLQNNDEIIGKVQTIMKDKGVRYTAIYTGLQPSRVISETLEMPQPAGRSLLQSTPAPVKPPVIFYNASTPCIMLWAEKLSVSFSSPTEWIDLPTEDLPTSALTGSVCNGTNSLLVISFTRGITLRFAMSQRFYSVSARNWFTLDSVQLEANGTTATFFGNRSIYAPAEYSFRCQSVSSFQDALLIPSTTESAQSDWRLNFVDFQIQGFGLSNGTNFSYASDCAGFFTAGVWMGLLTSLLMLLILVYGLHMIMQVNTMDRFDDPKGPSISVPQTE
- the LOC115407525 gene encoding protein pitchfork; protein product: MSAAPVHKVAFGSSKERKLFPLYYGSDRLGIKMQRQDAPHLGPGCYDNHEYGTILDTIKKKPQSKRGYALSARTAARFPPLNKTATPSPQQYQKDQSKSEVLSPGKTPFNSTTSRFKSSTDSNPGPGMYTLDGDTNRKVSWPMCFGRPDWTALPQPENKSLRVMLTSEKEFIKQRNRVAYLSLYY